The Aequorivita sublithincola DSM 14238 genome window below encodes:
- a CDS encoding vWA domain-containing protein, translating to MKKLQIILMLAVFAITVSCKAETKKNEEPLLAKIETPTPKKDRYIKVALLLDTSSSMDGLIDQAKAQLWEIVNELSYAKRGGDRPKLQIALYEYGNDNLSSKDEYIRKILSFTEDLDDVSKELFSLTTNGGSEYCGAVIQESLNKLDWGNENDDLKMVFIAGNESFNQGPTNYKDAAANAKENGVVVNTIFCGDYTHGIDSYWKDGAQLTYGDYMAIKQNQQTVYVASPYDDVIIQLNVKLNKTYVPYGSEGKNKSRVQHEQDDNAAEYSKANAVSRSVSKGSHLYTNSTWDLVDAEKEADFSYDKLKKEELPQELKGKSTSEIKKYVELKRSEREAIQKQIMDLNEQRRKYIAENTKETSNGLENAMVKAIKKQAEKKSYSWE from the coding sequence ATGAAAAAGTTACAAATTATTTTAATGCTCGCGGTATTCGCTATAACAGTTTCCTGCAAGGCCGAAACCAAAAAGAACGAAGAGCCCTTATTGGCGAAAATTGAAACTCCAACCCCAAAAAAGGATCGTTATATAAAAGTGGCGTTGCTTTTGGACACCAGCAGCAGCATGGACGGACTTATAGACCAGGCGAAAGCACAACTCTGGGAAATAGTGAATGAACTTAGCTATGCAAAACGTGGCGGTGACCGTCCAAAACTTCAAATTGCCTTATATGAATATGGCAACGATAATTTGAGTTCCAAAGACGAATACATTCGGAAGATTTTAAGTTTTACAGAAGATTTGGATGATGTTTCCAAAGAACTTTTCTCGCTAACCACAAATGGCGGTAGCGAATATTGCGGCGCCGTAATTCAGGAATCCTTGAACAAACTGGATTGGGGTAATGAAAATGACGATTTAAAAATGGTTTTCATTGCGGGGAATGAATCATTTAATCAAGGGCCAACCAATTACAAAGACGCGGCGGCCAATGCCAAAGAAAACGGTGTGGTTGTGAATACTATTTTCTGTGGTGATTATACTCACGGAATAGATAGTTACTGGAAAGACGGCGCCCAACTTACTTATGGCGACTATATGGCCATAAAACAAAACCAACAAACTGTTTATGTGGCTTCGCCTTATGATGATGTAATCATTCAACTTAATGTGAAATTGAATAAAACCTATGTTCCTTATGGAAGTGAAGGGAAAAACAAGAGTCGTGTGCAACACGAGCAGGACGATAACGCTGCGGAATACAGTAAGGCAAATGCAGTTAGTAGATCAGTTTCAAAAGGAAGTCATCTATATACCAACAGTACTTGGGATTTAGTGGATGCTGAAAAAGAAGCGGATTTCAGTTATGATAAATTGAAAAAAGAAGAATTGCCACAGGAATTAAAAGGGAAAAGCACTTCTGAAATAAAGAAATATGTTGAATTGAAGCGTTCCGAAAGAGAAGCAATCCAAAAACAAATTATGGATCTAAACGAACAACGCCGAAAGTATATAGCCGAAAACACAAAAGAAACAAGCAACGGACTGGAAAACGCAATGGTTAAAGCCATAAAGAAGCAGGCTGAGAAAAAGAGTTATTCTTGGGAATGA
- a CDS encoding PorP/SprF family type IX secretion system membrane protein, translated as MNIKQIPLIFLLISSLYGFSQDGIPVYSDYFADNLYLLHPSMAGAATHNQIRLTARQQWFDQKEAPNLQTVSFNARLGEQSGVGAIFFNDQNGYHSQTGAYLTYAHHIMFSRSEADLNQLSFGLSAGITQQRLDETNFALDDYDPIIAGIVQSTSYFNVDAGVSYNFLDFSSHFTVKNLIFQNRSIYSEDFESNNQRKYLLSAAYAIGKYGADWSYEPSFLFQLTERTAEKAIDINFKAYRTMDFGKLWGGLSYRRSFDGADYLNGLETKGQKAQYVTPVLGINFKDFMFAYTYSYQAGNVTLQSGGFHQITLGYDFLGGRPEPYDCNCPAIN; from the coding sequence ATGAACATCAAACAAATTCCCCTTATATTTCTTTTGATATCGTCGCTTTATGGATTTTCCCAAGATGGCATCCCTGTTTATTCAGACTATTTTGCGGATAACCTATATCTTTTGCATCCATCTATGGCTGGGGCTGCAACTCATAATCAGATTCGACTAACAGCGCGTCAGCAGTGGTTTGACCAAAAGGAAGCGCCAAATCTGCAGACCGTTAGTTTTAACGCAAGGTTAGGCGAACAATCTGGAGTAGGTGCCATTTTCTTTAATGATCAGAATGGGTATCACTCTCAAACGGGTGCATACCTTACGTATGCTCACCATATTATGTTTTCTAGAAGTGAAGCAGACCTTAATCAACTTTCCTTTGGTTTAAGTGCTGGAATTACACAACAAAGACTTGATGAAACTAATTTCGCTTTGGATGATTATGATCCTATAATTGCGGGGATTGTTCAGAGTACTTCCTATTTTAATGTGGATGCTGGAGTTTCCTATAATTTCTTAGATTTTTCAAGTCACTTTACTGTAAAGAATTTAATTTTTCAGAATAGATCCATTTATAGCGAAGACTTTGAATCAAACAATCAACGGAAATATTTACTTTCTGCAGCTTACGCAATCGGTAAGTATGGCGCAGATTGGAGCTATGAACCGTCATTTCTTTTTCAATTAACAGAGAGAACAGCAGAAAAGGCTATTGATATAAATTTTAAGGCCTATAGAACCATGGACTTCGGAAAATTATGGGGAGGACTTTCCTATAGAAGGAGTTTTGATGGAGCAGATTATCTAAATGGCTTAGAAACGAAAGGGCAAAAAGCACAATACGTTACGCCAGTTTTAGGAATTAATTTCAAAGATTTCATGTTCGCTTACACTTACAGCTATCAAGCTGGAAATGTAACGCTCCAAAGTGGAGGTTTTCATCAAATCACTTTGGGTTATGACTTTTTGGGAGGAAGACCAGAACCGTATGACTGTAACTGTCCTGCCATTAATTAA
- a CDS encoding T9SS type B sorting domain-containing protein, producing the protein MKKLLLLLLFIVPFFSIAQPVSLYKQFNGRYEFTAVGNTLNTHENNNSGPCDILLQSSAVLNLNAGQTFVSAHLYWGSVGPGDFDVAINGTAVSAERVFGYNFDGRPYFSAYADVTNLVAAAGNGTYTFSEMDVQAYVYPNSPYCGTNFGGWAIYIIYEDASLLLNQISLYDGLQVVSRTDPPLDILLTGIEVSSDRFSKIGFLAWEGDRGLADGERLIIDGVIMSNALNPADNAFNGTNSYTNSSVNYNMDLDFYDLTGIIATGQTEIPIRLESAADLIMVNNIITSVNSELPDATIEIDDLGVLCENNNIDVEYTVYNVNSTNKLQANTPIAFYADAGGGTTLIGQTATANVIPLGGSESGTITLTIPTATPNNFVLRARVDDIGDGTGPGTGTGVVSETNEDNNEFELPIDLSQAGILLDPGPACLGQPLILRSGVTDPPYNIQWFRNTVAIPGATNPNYSVTQNGIYYVEAVDGICRVESNPIVITFRPQPVANTAPDMFQCDYGTTAGTFILTDNDDDILGGQNPADFRITYYDTYQKSFDGVPGTEILGGVQLIVPPSPQTIYARIEDNTGSCFDLTDFKIFFSRAIAGIVPPFKNYCDYNMDGTELIDLEAEFNPAILDGQQASRYNITYHLSQPDADNDTGAVAIPYLVTAPSEQIFIRLENKNDNTCVDTSRNVTINIDTPPTINTTPPNLILCDNNNDGFATFNLNLQTPIITLGDPALIVTYHRTLVDAQNGSLPILTPNAYINDRKYLDFPHLDPLDQDYGTGGVWARVSSGTSSCVAVVPFTLEVRFSPVGVTPDPLRVCDDAVADGITRFDLTVVRDEVLGTLDPLGFDLYYFEDFSQAVAAGDLAITPTPDFSQAIGDPTNFFNATNPQTIYILIVSNAGGTIPPNPNSAEGCYDIVELILIVEPRPEDLGPFEWELCDDELQGSTLTDGISTFDLTSRTAQVTNNIPTLTVTWFLTYADETADNPIPNPELFQNTETPQTIIGRVTSAFGCNTLVTLTLTVLPNPSPNFDPIPLTLCDNGINGDDGIAEGWDLTLADDDIIDGEDDVAVLYYDTYARAEAGLAGTEIVMPYTNTSNPQIVYARVTKTVPPATLGCFTIVELKLIVTPLPDKPKKPAFSDPFIGCDNSGSGTGIFNLTLQNDGVIGDQDPADFVLPITYYLLEAEAIAGTPSIVGPESYIASGGEIIWVRLESSVTGCVRISSFELALELFPTIAVGADLTECDDLTFNSTDTDGTSIFNLTVNTSVINGGNSDLDVFYYASPIDQTNNNPILNPANYRNTTPGLQTIFVTVFSANGCRATNSFNIIVEPTPDAISPGEMVACDSDYDGFALFDLTTQDDFITNGDADLAVSYHKTLLDAINNVLPITAPYKNDVPYNDTPITDPLLPGYGTGGVWARVINTSPPPNSLGCQRIISFALKVNAAPNATIPTPFRKCDDDGVEDGFTEFDLNEKKAEILGSLDPAGYDVYYYVLEADAIIAGDLALSNPDFSAAILTPGAFTNTTNPQTIYVLVVGNISSSIPPNPNGGEGCYDIVPLDLIVDPIPGNNGPFENFLCDDELQGSTPTDNISTFDLTLNDILITGGVPGLTVLWFDALGNPIPNPKTFQNSATPETVVGTVSSQFGCSNSATVTLNVLPNPNPKVDPTPITFCDDDDDGIVDIFDLTVRDDEIINRQVEVSVLYYFSEQEAIDAVPGTEILGLYTNVVAYSQTVYARVTNDVPPQVLPCFTIVELELIVVPLPDAPNGDLKDPLIACDEDGDGDAIFDLTVQNDAVYGSQNQTDFEPITYYTSLAFAEAGTSAIDPADAYESGDRTIWVRLESIDTGCARISSFQIEVGDFPGTGTADDLVLCDDEINGSTRTDGLSTFDLTLNTPVITGGDPLLIVNYYASQADQDNDIPIVNPKEYQNEITPVQDIFVTVIGQNTCRNTLSFTITVNPNPEPVQPTALFACDVDSDGFTTFDLESKTAEIRGGDPTLRITYHESLLDARTGNEALASPYENIFAFNQTLFVRAAYDNPPAGTGCYTIVTLELIVNPTPVIPLDLPDLVACDPSGFAEFDLTLQEDLIYGSQPKTDYTLTYHLTEPDAIAGTPVIIQPEEFTNSINPQTIWVRLDDNATECYKVGSFDLVVNDGLPIIDPTPLEQCDDLGEPNDNITSFDLTQKNSEITNGVLTQGVSYFLTDQDAQDNINRIDPETAYINVDNNGNPINPQVLFVRVEDSNSACIDFTTLTIKVIPNPSPGTPDAIELCDDNVIVPPGPDDEVELFDLTIRETQILKGNNWTIGYFRSYEDAVNMDDEIVAPETTAFQNTSNPQIIYVRTTNPNSLCFEIVELELIVNPLPDDTAVVSPYIICAPDDSEIAVFNLETKVDEILGGQSQPLFEVSFYIDPVDAEFGLNRIVNTTTYQNKDAANNAINPQTIYTRITNTETECAIGGVQSFELIVQKGARAVAPAEPFIICDNTPPSDGYAEFDLEDASNQQVSDLRAEILDGQDPAVYKITFYETLEGAETDTGALTFPYVNIINPQRIYIRVTNSTNLYDPKCYAVVDMVLKVEQIEDITLDGDYRLCVDENGNPIPEDEGGPSPPVIDTGLDPALYTFQWDLDGVIIIGETGPSIIALEGGVYTVTYTELDSLCENSVSVTVTVSSPPFTYKANLLNGAFANNHIIEVIALGEGTYEYQLDNGPFQDSNIFENVDPGNHTITIKDIYGCGSVTFDVGVIDYPPYFTPNSDGYHDTWNIIGIAAGDPTAKIYIFDRFGKLLKQLSPLGTGWDGTYNGSPLPSSDYWFRVEYKEDGNAKEFKGHFTLKR; encoded by the coding sequence ATGAAAAAATTATTACTTCTGCTGCTTTTTATAGTTCCCTTCTTTTCCATAGCGCAGCCAGTTTCATTATATAAGCAGTTTAACGGTCGTTATGAATTTACGGCAGTTGGTAATACGCTAAATACTCACGAAAATAATAACTCGGGACCTTGTGATATATTACTTCAGAGTAGTGCAGTCTTAAATCTAAACGCTGGACAAACTTTTGTTTCCGCACATTTATATTGGGGTTCTGTTGGACCAGGTGATTTTGATGTGGCTATTAATGGAACAGCTGTAAGCGCAGAACGTGTTTTTGGTTATAATTTTGATGGACGGCCTTATTTTTCAGCTTATGCAGATGTTACCAATTTAGTAGCTGCAGCTGGAAATGGTACTTACACTTTTTCTGAAATGGATGTTCAGGCATACGTGTATCCTAACAGCCCTTATTGTGGTACCAACTTCGGAGGTTGGGCTATTTACATAATTTATGAAGATGCCTCATTATTGCTCAATCAAATAAGTCTTTATGATGGGTTACAAGTTGTTTCAAGAACCGACCCTCCATTAGATATACTTCTTACGGGCATAGAAGTTTCATCGGATAGATTTTCTAAAATAGGATTCTTAGCTTGGGAAGGAGATCGAGGTCTTGCAGACGGTGAAAGATTAATTATTGATGGGGTAATTATGTCCAACGCGCTTAACCCTGCTGATAATGCATTTAATGGAACCAATAGTTATACCAATTCCTCCGTAAATTATAACATGGATCTGGATTTCTATGATTTAACGGGAATTATTGCTACGGGTCAAACAGAAATACCAATACGATTGGAATCTGCAGCAGATCTTATAATGGTAAATAACATAATTACCAGCGTAAACTCTGAATTACCAGATGCAACCATAGAAATAGATGATCTTGGGGTTCTCTGTGAAAACAATAATATAGATGTTGAATACACAGTATATAATGTAAACAGTACCAATAAGCTTCAAGCAAATACGCCAATTGCATTTTATGCGGATGCTGGTGGAGGAACTACACTGATAGGCCAAACAGCAACGGCGAATGTTATACCGTTAGGTGGTTCCGAAAGTGGAACTATAACGCTAACTATACCAACCGCTACGCCAAACAACTTTGTGCTAAGGGCAAGAGTTGACGATATTGGAGATGGAACGGGTCCGGGTACTGGTACTGGTGTTGTTTCAGAAACAAATGAAGATAATAATGAATTTGAACTTCCTATTGATTTAAGTCAAGCAGGAATTCTTTTAGATCCGGGGCCAGCATGTCTTGGTCAGCCATTAATCTTGAGATCTGGTGTTACCGATCCGCCATACAACATTCAATGGTTTAGAAATACGGTAGCAATTCCTGGAGCAACCAATCCAAACTATTCGGTTACTCAGAACGGTATCTATTATGTAGAAGCAGTAGATGGAATTTGTCGAGTAGAAAGCAATCCAATAGTAATTACATTTAGACCTCAGCCAGTTGCCAATACCGCACCAGATATGTTCCAGTGCGACTATGGTACTACCGCCGGAACTTTTATTTTGACGGATAATGATGATGATATTTTGGGAGGTCAAAATCCGGCAGATTTCAGAATAACATATTACGATACCTATCAAAAATCATTTGATGGGGTTCCTGGAACAGAAATTTTGGGTGGGGTGCAATTAATTGTTCCTCCTTCGCCACAAACTATTTATGCGCGAATTGAAGACAATACAGGTTCTTGTTTTGATCTTACTGATTTCAAAATATTCTTTAGCCGTGCCATTGCAGGTATAGTTCCTCCATTTAAAAACTATTGTGATTACAATATGGACGGTACTGAACTTATTGATCTTGAAGCAGAATTCAACCCTGCTATATTGGATGGCCAGCAAGCTTCTAGATATAATATTACCTATCATCTCAGTCAACCAGATGCTGACAATGATACGGGTGCCGTAGCAATTCCATACCTAGTTACTGCACCGAGCGAACAAATATTTATAAGGCTCGAAAACAAAAACGATAACACCTGTGTTGATACTTCGCGAAACGTAACCATCAATATTGATACACCACCAACCATAAACACAACGCCGCCAAACCTTATTCTTTGTGACAATAACAACGATGGTTTTGCAACTTTCAATCTTAATTTACAAACACCTATAATAACGCTGGGCGATCCTGCCTTGATTGTTACATATCACCGAACCTTGGTTGATGCACAAAATGGTTCCTTGCCTATACTTACCCCTAACGCTTATATTAACGACCGTAAATACTTAGATTTCCCACATCTTGATCCTTTAGATCAAGATTATGGAACAGGTGGTGTTTGGGCGCGTGTTTCAAGTGGAACTAGTAGTTGCGTTGCCGTTGTTCCTTTTACGTTGGAAGTTAGGTTTTCTCCAGTGGGAGTTACTCCAGATCCATTACGTGTATGTGACGATGCCGTTGCTGATGGAATCACTCGTTTTGATCTTACCGTGGTTCGCGATGAGGTATTGGGAACTCTAGACCCTCTTGGCTTTGATCTTTATTATTTTGAAGACTTTAGTCAAGCAGTTGCCGCAGGTGATTTGGCTATTACGCCAACGCCAGATTTTTCACAGGCAATTGGAGATCCTACCAATTTTTTCAATGCAACCAATCCGCAGACTATTTACATATTGATTGTAAGCAATGCTGGTGGAACTATACCGCCTAACCCAAATAGTGCTGAAGGCTGTTATGATATTGTAGAGTTAATATTGATTGTAGAACCAAGACCTGAAGATCTCGGCCCTTTTGAATGGGAACTTTGTGATGATGAATTGCAAGGAAGTACACTAACAGATGGAATTTCAACATTCGACCTTACTAGTAGAACTGCACAAGTAACCAATAACATTCCAACGCTCACTGTAACTTGGTTCTTAACCTATGCAGATGAAACGGCAGATAACCCAATTCCGAATCCAGAATTATTTCAAAATACTGAAACACCTCAAACCATAATTGGTAGGGTTACTTCAGCATTTGGTTGTAACACATTGGTGACGCTTACCTTAACAGTATTGCCAAACCCAAGCCCTAATTTTGACCCAATTCCACTGACGCTTTGCGACAATGGTATTAATGGTGATGACGGTATTGCTGAAGGTTGGGACCTTACTTTGGCAGATGATGATATTATAGATGGAGAGGATGATGTTGCCGTATTGTATTACGATACATACGCAAGAGCAGAAGCAGGCCTTGCAGGAACAGAGATTGTGATGCCTTACACCAACACTTCCAATCCACAAATTGTTTATGCAAGAGTAACAAAAACAGTTCCTCCTGCAACTTTAGGATGTTTCACAATTGTAGAGTTAAAATTAATTGTAACCCCACTTCCCGATAAACCGAAGAAGCCTGCTTTTTCAGATCCATTTATTGGTTGTGATAATAGTGGAAGCGGTACAGGTATTTTCAATCTTACACTTCAAAACGATGGTGTTATTGGAGACCAAGATCCAGCTGATTTTGTATTGCCGATTACTTATTACTTGTTAGAGGCCGAAGCTATTGCAGGTACACCTTCAATAGTAGGCCCTGAATCATATATTGCTTCGGGTGGTGAAATTATATGGGTACGTCTAGAGAGCAGCGTTACGGGTTGTGTTAGGATATCCTCTTTTGAGTTAGCACTAGAACTTTTCCCAACCATAGCCGTTGGTGCAGATTTAACCGAATGTGATGATTTAACGTTTAATAGTACAGATACAGACGGCACTTCAATCTTTAATCTTACGGTGAATACTTCGGTAATTAATGGTGGTAATTCAGATTTGGACGTGTTTTATTACGCTAGTCCAATAGACCAAACAAACAATAATCCTATTCTCAATCCTGCCAATTATAGAAATACAACACCTGGACTGCAGACCATTTTTGTAACCGTATTTAGTGCAAATGGTTGTAGAGCAACAAATAGTTTTAATATTATCGTTGAACCAACTCCAGACGCAATCTCACCAGGCGAAATGGTTGCTTGCGATTCTGATTACGATGGTTTTGCACTCTTCGATTTAACTACACAAGACGATTTTATTACGAACGGAGATGCAGATTTAGCAGTATCATACCACAAAACCTTATTGGATGCTATAAATAATGTGCTTCCAATAACGGCTCCCTACAAAAATGACGTACCATACAATGACACACCAATTACAGATCCTTTACTTCCTGGCTACGGAACAGGTGGTGTTTGGGCAAGAGTAATAAATACTTCGCCACCTCCAAATTCCCTTGGTTGTCAGCGTATCATTTCATTTGCGCTAAAAGTAAATGCTGCGCCAAATGCAACAATTCCCACCCCATTCAGAAAATGTGATGATGATGGAGTAGAAGATGGTTTTACAGAATTTGATCTAAACGAGAAAAAGGCTGAAATTTTAGGTTCTTTGGACCCAGCTGGATATGATGTTTATTATTATGTTTTAGAAGCAGATGCTATAATTGCAGGAGACCTTGCCTTGAGCAATCCAGATTTTTCGGCAGCAATTTTAACCCCCGGTGCTTTTACAAACACAACAAATCCGCAAACAATCTATGTTTTGGTTGTTGGTAATATTTCAAGTAGTATACCGCCAAATCCAAACGGAGGTGAAGGTTGTTATGATATTGTACCATTGGATTTGATAGTAGATCCAATCCCCGGAAACAACGGTCCTTTTGAAAATTTCCTTTGTGATGATGAATTACAGGGCAGTACTCCAACAGATAATATTTCGACTTTTGACCTTACGTTAAACGATATTTTAATAACAGGCGGCGTTCCTGGTTTAACGGTTCTATGGTTTGATGCTTTAGGCAATCCAATCCCAAATCCTAAAACCTTTCAAAACTCTGCGACGCCAGAAACGGTAGTTGGAACGGTTTCTTCACAGTTCGGATGTTCAAACAGCGCTACTGTTACTTTAAATGTACTTCCAAACCCGAATCCAAAAGTTGATCCAACACCAATAACATTCTGTGATGACGATGATGATGGAATTGTGGATATTTTTGACCTTACTGTTCGCGATGATGAAATTATTAACAGACAAGTTGAGGTTTCAGTTTTATATTATTTTTCAGAACAAGAAGCAATAGATGCCGTTCCTGGAACTGAAATTTTAGGCCTTTATACAAACGTTGTGGCTTACAGTCAAACTGTCTATGCACGAGTTACAAACGATGTTCCGCCACAAGTTCTTCCTTGTTTTACTATTGTGGAACTGGAACTTATTGTGGTGCCATTGCCAGATGCTCCAAACGGAGACTTAAAAGATCCATTGATTGCTTGCGATGAAGATGGCGATGGTGATGCTATTTTTGATCTTACTGTTCAAAATGATGCAGTTTATGGTTCGCAGAATCAAACAGATTTTGAACCTATAACCTATTATACAAGTTTAGCCTTTGCCGAAGCTGGTACTAGCGCAATTGATCCAGCAGATGCTTATGAAAGCGGAGACAGAACAATATGGGTGCGTTTAGAAAGTATAGATACGGGTTGTGCACGTATTTCTTCTTTTCAAATTGAAGTAGGCGATTTTCCAGGAACTGGAACTGCAGACGACCTTGTTCTTTGTGATGATGAAATAAACGGAAGTACAAGAACTGATGGTCTTTCAACCTTCGATTTAACCTTGAACACACCAGTTATTACAGGAGGCGATCCTCTTTTAATTGTGAATTACTACGCTTCACAAGCCGATCAGGATAATGATATTCCTATTGTAAACCCAAAGGAATATCAAAACGAGATTACTCCAGTACAAGATATATTTGTTACCGTAATTGGTCAAAACACGTGTAGAAATACGCTTAGCTTTACCATAACTGTAAACCCAAATCCTGAACCAGTACAGCCAACAGCTTTATTTGCCTGTGATGTAGATAGCGACGGTTTTACCACTTTCGACTTGGAAAGCAAAACCGCTGAGATTAGAGGTGGTGACCCAACTCTAAGAATTACCTACCACGAAAGCTTATTGGATGCTAGAACTGGAAATGAGGCATTGGCAAGTCCATATGAAAATATATTTGCCTTCAATCAAACATTATTTGTTAGGGCTGCATATGATAATCCACCAGCAGGTACGGGTTGTTACACTATAGTTACTTTAGAACTTATCGTGAATCCTACACCAGTAATTCCATTGGATCTTCCAGACCTAGTGGCTTGTGACCCTAGTGGCTTTGCTGAATTCGACCTTACTTTACAAGAAGATTTAATATATGGAAGTCAGCCTAAAACAGATTATACGCTAACCTATCATTTAACTGAACCTGATGCAATTGCAGGAACTCCTGTTATTATTCAACCAGAGGAATTTACTAATAGTATAAATCCTCAAACAATTTGGGTGCGTTTAGATGACAATGCCACAGAATGTTATAAGGTTGGAAGTTTTGATCTTGTGGTAAATGATGGACTGCCAATTATCGATCCAACCCCATTAGAACAGTGTGATGACTTAGGCGAACCGAACGATAACATTACATCGTTTGATCTTACTCAAAAGAATAGTGAAATTACCAACGGTGTGCTCACTCAAGGAGTTTCCTATTTCCTTACCGATCAGGATGCGCAAGACAATATCAATCGTATAGATCCGGAAACTGCTTACATCAACGTAGATAATAACGGAAATCCAATCAATCCACAGGTTCTTTTCGTTCGTGTTGAGGATAGTAATAGTGCGTGTATAGATTTCACCACACTTACAATCAAGGTAATTCCTAATCCGAGTCCTGGCACTCCAGACGCCATAGAATTATGTGATGACAATGTAATTGTACCACCTGGTCCCGATGATGAAGTGGAACTTTTTGACCTTACCATTCGTGAGACACAAATCCTCAAAGGAAATAATTGGACAATTGGTTACTTTAGAAGTTATGAGGATGCAGTTAATATGGACGATGAAATAGTTGCGCCTGAAACAACAGCATTCCAGAATACTAGTAATCCACAAATTATTTATGTTCGTACTACGAATCCAAATTCACTTTGTTTTGAAATCGTAGAACTGGAATTAATAGTGAATCCATTACCAGATGATACTGCTGTAGTTTCTCCTTACATTATCTGTGCACCAGATGATAGTGAAATTGCCGTATTTAACTTGGAGACAAAAGTAGATGAAATTTTGGGTGGACAGTCCCAGCCACTTTTCGAGGTAAGTTTCTACATAGATCCAGTTGATGCGGAATTCGGACTTAACCGCATCGTAAATACTACGACCTATCAAAATAAAGATGCTGCCAACAACGCGATAAATCCACAAACTATTTACACAAGAATCACAAATACGGAGACAGAATGTGCAATTGGAGGTGTTCAAAGTTTTGAATTAATTGTGCAAAAGGGCGCAAGAGCTGTTGCTCCAGCAGAACCATTTATTATCTGCGACAACACGCCGCCTAGCGATGGTTATGCCGAGTTCGATTTAGAGGATGCTTCCAACCAGCAAGTTTCAGATCTAAGAGCTGAGATATTGGATGGTCAGGATCCAGCGGTTTATAAAATCACTTTCTATGAAACACTAGAAGGAGCAGAGACTGATACTGGCGCATTAACGTTCCCTTATGTAAATATCATCAATCCTCAACGTATTTATATACGTGTTACCAATTCAACTAACTTGTACGATCCGAAATGTTATGCGGTGGTTGATATGGTATTGAAAGTTGAGCAAATTGAAGACATAACACTAGATGGTGATTACCGTCTATGTGTGGACGAAAACGGAAACCCAATACCAGAAGATGAAGGCGGTCCTTCACCTCCAGTCATTGACACAGGTCTTGACCCCGCGTTATATACCTTCCAGTGGGATCTGGATGGAGTAATAATCATTGGTGAAACTGGACCTTCAATTATTGCATTGGAAGGCGGAGTTTATACAGTTACTTACACTGAACTTGACTCGCTTTGTGAGAATAGCGTTAGCGTAACAGTAACCGTGTCTTCCCCACCGTTTACTTATAAAGCTAATCTTCTAAACGGAGCCTTTGCGAACAACCATATTATCGAGGTTATAGCATTGGGCGAAGGTACTTACGAGTATCAACTAGACAATGGGCCGTTCCAAGACAGTAATATCTTTGAAAATGTTGATCCAGGTAACCATACAATTACCATTAAGGATATTTATGGTTGTGGTTCTGTAACGTTTGATGTTGGGGTGATAGACTATCCACCATACTTTACACCAAACAGCGATGGCTATCACGATACTTGGAATATCATCGGTATTGCAGCAGGCGATCCGACGGCTAAAATTTATATCTTTGACCGTTTTGGTAAACTCCTTAAACAACTGAGTCCATTGGGCACCGGATGGGATGGTACCTATAACGGCAGTCCACTGCCTTCAAGCGATTATTGGTTCCGTGTAGAATATAAAGAAGACGGAAACGCTAAGGAATTTAAAGGACATTTTACGTTAAAACGATAA